From Flavobacterium sp. 102, a single genomic window includes:
- a CDS encoding TAT-variant-translocated molybdopterin oxidoreductase yields MSSNKKYWKSVEELNENSSIVETLRNNEFVEAIPTDEFLSDKDSLSSSSTTRRDFLKYVGFSTAAASLAACEGPVHKSIPYVLQPEQIIPGVADYFATSMFDGFDFANLLVKTREGRPIKIENNTIAGAKFSANARVHASVLSLYDSMRLKVTKVAQKDATWAEADLKIKASLAEAKAKGGQVVLLTNTLASPSTEKLIAEFIAQNPTAKHVVYDSVSESAALDAFEAVYGERALVDYDFSKANTIVSIGADFLGDWQGGGFDSGYAQGRVPQKGKMSKHFQFEANMTLSGAAADKRVPMKIADQKLALVKIYNVITGSSVSTGKLANEEAITNAAQQLKAAKSKGVLVCGIQDKNAQLLVLAINQALTSEAFSTVGTRQIRKGSDAKVAQLLADMNAGSVHTLIMSGVNPVYTLANGKSFAEGLKKVKLSAAFSLKEDETASVTNIAIPATHYLESWNDLMLTKGTYSLVQPTIRPLFSSKQFQEGLLSWNGNSAAYYDYIKANSAAYLNGLTWNKAVHDGVVAGVASAAVGGSADYSAAANALAQSKPLANFELVLYTKTGLGDGQQANNPWLQEFPDPITRVSWDNYITVSKADADKKDLMNEIVANGGLNGSYATVKVGDTSITAPVIVQPGQAVGTIGLALGYGKKAALKEEMQVGVNAYALYNNFNNVQSATLTKADGEHEFACVQSQKTLMGRGDIIKETTLTVFTAKFDEPEVWNPSPMVSLDHKEVKATSVDLWESFDRSVGHHFNLSIDLNSCTGCGACVIACHAENNVPVVGKSEVRRSRDMHWLRIDRYYSSEETFAGDNKKKKEFDGLFGDKGSLGGFGDMESPADNPQVVFQPVMCQHCNHAPCETVCPVAATSHGRQGQNQMAYNRCVGTRYCANNCPYKVRRFNWFLYSNNEEFDFHMNDDLGRMVLNPDVNVRSRGVMEKCSMCIQMTQKTILTAKREGREVGVEEFQTACSAACSSGSMVFGDVNNKESKVAKLVEDKRMYHLLESVGTKPNVFYHVKVRNT; encoded by the coding sequence ATGTCATCGAACAAAAAATACTGGAAAAGTGTTGAGGAACTAAACGAAAATAGTTCTATTGTTGAGACGCTTAGAAATAATGAATTTGTGGAAGCAATTCCAACAGATGAATTCTTGTCAGACAAAGATTCATTATCTTCTTCTTCAACAACTCGTCGTGATTTCTTGAAATACGTTGGATTTAGTACTGCCGCCGCTTCATTGGCTGCCTGTGAAGGACCAGTACATAAATCTATTCCTTACGTTTTACAACCGGAACAAATTATTCCCGGTGTTGCCGATTATTTTGCAACATCTATGTTTGATGGTTTTGATTTTGCTAATTTATTAGTAAAAACACGTGAAGGTCGTCCAATTAAAATTGAAAATAATACAATAGCAGGGGCTAAGTTTTCCGCCAATGCTAGAGTGCATGCTTCTGTATTGTCGTTATATGACAGTATGCGTCTTAAAGTGACTAAGGTTGCTCAAAAAGATGCTACTTGGGCAGAAGCTGATTTAAAAATCAAAGCCAGTTTAGCAGAAGCTAAAGCTAAAGGTGGACAAGTTGTTTTGTTGACCAATACTTTAGCAAGTCCTTCTACTGAAAAATTAATCGCTGAATTTATTGCTCAAAACCCAACAGCTAAGCACGTAGTTTATGATTCAGTTTCTGAATCAGCCGCTTTAGATGCTTTCGAAGCTGTTTATGGTGAAAGAGCTTTGGTTGATTATGATTTTTCAAAAGCCAACACTATCGTTTCTATCGGTGCAGATTTCTTAGGAGATTGGCAAGGTGGAGGATTTGATAGTGGTTACGCACAAGGTAGAGTTCCTCAAAAAGGCAAAATGTCGAAACATTTTCAGTTTGAAGCGAACATGACTTTGTCAGGTGCCGCTGCTGATAAACGTGTTCCGATGAAAATTGCGGATCAAAAATTAGCTTTAGTTAAAATATACAATGTAATTACAGGTTCATCGGTTTCTACCGGTAAATTAGCCAACGAAGAGGCAATTACTAATGCAGCACAACAATTGAAAGCGGCAAAAAGTAAAGGTGTTTTGGTTTGTGGCATTCAAGATAAAAATGCTCAATTATTAGTTTTAGCGATTAACCAAGCCTTAACCAGTGAAGCTTTTTCAACTGTTGGAACGCGTCAAATCAGAAAAGGTTCTGATGCAAAAGTAGCCCAGTTATTAGCTGATATGAATGCGGGAAGTGTTCATACTTTAATTATGAGCGGTGTGAATCCTGTTTACACTTTGGCCAACGGAAAATCTTTTGCTGAAGGATTGAAAAAAGTAAAATTATCTGCAGCGTTCTCTTTGAAAGAAGACGAAACTGCTTCAGTAACTAATATCGCAATTCCGGCTACTCATTATTTGGAGTCATGGAATGATTTAATGTTGACTAAAGGAACCTATTCTTTGGTACAACCAACTATTCGTCCGTTATTCAGTTCAAAACAATTCCAAGAAGGATTGTTGTCATGGAACGGTAATAGTGCAGCTTACTATGATTACATCAAAGCCAATTCTGCTGCCTACTTAAATGGCCTGACTTGGAACAAAGCAGTTCATGATGGTGTTGTTGCCGGTGTAGCTTCGGCTGCTGTTGGTGGTTCAGCGGATTATTCTGCTGCAGCCAATGCTTTGGCACAATCAAAACCATTGGCTAATTTCGAATTAGTATTGTATACTAAAACAGGTTTAGGTGATGGTCAACAAGCCAATAACCCTTGGTTACAAGAATTTCCGGATCCAATTACAAGAGTTTCTTGGGATAACTATATTACCGTTTCGAAAGCTGACGCTGATAAAAAGGACTTAATGAATGAAATCGTTGCCAATGGTGGTCTTAACGGAAGTTATGCTACTGTAAAAGTTGGTGATACTTCAATCACTGCTCCGGTAATCGTTCAGCCTGGTCAAGCTGTTGGAACTATTGGTTTGGCTTTAGGATATGGTAAAAAAGCCGCTTTAAAAGAAGAAATGCAAGTAGGTGTTAACGCTTACGCTTTATATAATAACTTTAATAACGTTCAATCAGCCACTTTAACTAAAGCTGATGGTGAGCATGAGTTTGCTTGTGTTCAGTCCCAAAAAACTTTGATGGGAAGAGGTGATATTATTAAAGAAACCACTTTAACTGTTTTTACTGCAAAATTTGATGAGCCGGAAGTTTGGAATCCATCACCGATGGTTTCTTTGGATCACAAAGAAGTAAAAGCAACTTCAGTTGATTTATGGGAATCATTTGATCGTTCAGTTGGTCATCACTTCAATCTTTCTATCGACTTAAACTCATGTACCGGTTGTGGTGCCTGTGTTATAGCTTGTCATGCAGAAAACAACGTTCCTGTTGTTGGAAAATCTGAAGTTAGAAGAAGTCGTGATATGCATTGGTTGCGTATTGACCGATATTATTCTTCTGAAGAAACTTTCGCAGGGGACAACAAGAAGAAAAAAGAATTCGATGGTTTATTTGGTGATAAAGGGTCATTAGGCGGATTTGGAGACATGGAAAGTCCTGCGGATAATCCACAAGTTGTTTTCCAACCGGTAATGTGTCAACACTGTAATCACGCACCATGTGAAACAGTTTGTCCTGTGGCAGCCACTTCTCACGGTCGTCAAGGTCAAAACCAAATGGCTTATAACAGATGTGTTGGTACTCGTTACTGTGCGAACAACTGTCCTTATAAAGTACGCCGTTTCAACTGGTTCTTATATAGTAACAACGAAGAATTTGATTTCCATATGAATGATGATTTAGGTCGTATGGTATTAAATCCGGATGTAAACGTTCGTTCTCGTGGTGTTATGGAAAAATGTTCTATGTGTATTCAAATGACACAAAAAACAATCCTAACTGCCAAACGCGAAGGAAGAGAAGTAGGTGTGGAAGAATTCCAAACCGCTTGTTCTGCCGCTTGTTCTTCAGGTTCTATGGTTTTTGGAGATGTTAACAACAAAGAAAGTAAAGTGGCTAAGTTAGTCGAAGATAAGAGAATGTACCACTTGTTAGAAAGTGTTGGAACAAAACCAAACGTTTTCTATCACGTTAAAGTTAGAAATACCTAG
- a CDS encoding c-type cytochrome, with translation MKKMGNHNSISRKIVFSLALMLTVSFTSFSQATPPATDAAAPATATAAPMATAGGDPVAGKALFNANCAACHALDKKMTGPALRGVSAKYDMAWIYKWVNNSSAMVKSGDAKAVKIFEEYNKSVMTSFPNLSTADVDNIIAYTNEKKAEPPVVAAVPGTGGEESGISNNVILGALALVMFMLVVMLFFVNNVLAKVAKANGIEAVSKEASLPIWKAFAKNQFLVLVASIFLLLSSGYFVYGWMMQVGVDQDYAPIQPIHYSHRIHAGSNGIDCKYCHSAARVSKNAGIPSLNVCMNCHKNISEVADTTATPEYTKAFYDGEIQKLYDAVGWDKSTQKYTGKTKPVKWVRIHNLPDFAYFNHSQHVTVAGIECQKCHGPVQEYEIQKQFAPLTMGWCIKCHRETDVKMEGNAYYTKIHEELSKKYGVDKLTAAQMGGLECGKCHY, from the coding sequence ATGAAAAAAATGGGTAACCATAATTCGATTTCAAGGAAAATAGTCTTCAGTTTAGCTTTGATGCTAACAGTCTCCTTCACTTCATTTTCACAAGCAACACCGCCGGCGACCGACGCAGCAGCACCGGCTACTGCAACAGCAGCGCCTATGGCAACTGCCGGAGGAGATCCGGTAGCAGGTAAGGCTTTGTTTAACGCCAATTGTGCGGCATGTCACGCTCTTGATAAAAAGATGACAGGTCCGGCATTAAGGGGAGTTTCTGCAAAGTATGACATGGCTTGGATTTACAAATGGGTAAACAATAGTTCTGCTATGGTTAAATCCGGAGACGCTAAAGCGGTTAAGATTTTTGAGGAATACAACAAGTCAGTGATGACTTCGTTTCCAAATTTATCAACAGCTGATGTAGATAATATCATTGCATATACCAATGAGAAAAAAGCAGAACCGCCAGTAGTTGCAGCTGTTCCCGGAACAGGTGGTGAAGAGAGCGGAATTTCTAACAATGTAATTCTTGGAGCTTTAGCTTTAGTGATGTTTATGTTGGTGGTTATGTTGTTCTTTGTGAACAATGTATTAGCCAAGGTGGCCAAAGCTAACGGAATTGAAGCAGTATCAAAGGAAGCTTCATTGCCAATTTGGAAAGCTTTTGCTAAAAATCAATTTTTAGTATTAGTTGCTTCAATCTTCTTGTTGTTGTCTAGTGGTTATTTTGTTTATGGATGGATGATGCAAGTAGGTGTTGATCAAGATTACGCGCCAATCCAGCCAATTCATTATTCGCACAGAATTCATGCAGGAAGTAATGGTATCGACTGTAAATACTGTCACTCTGCAGCGAGAGTTAGTAAAAACGCGGGTATTCCTTCATTGAATGTTTGTATGAACTGTCACAAAAATATTTCGGAAGTTGCTGATACTACTGCAACGCCAGAATACACAAAAGCATTCTATGATGGTGAAATCCAAAAATTATATGATGCTGTAGGTTGGGATAAATCTACTCAAAAATACACCGGTAAAACAAAACCTGTTAAATGGGTTCGTATTCACAACTTACCTGACTTTGCCTATTTCAATCACTCACAACACGTAACTGTTGCCGGTATTGAATGTCAAAAATGTCACGGTCCGGTTCAAGAGTATGAAATCCAAAAACAATTTGCGCCATTAACCATGGGTTGGTGTATTAAGTGTCACCGCGAAACGGATGTTAAGATGGAAGGCAATGCTTACTATACTAAAATTCACGAAGAACTTTCTAAAAAATATGGTGTAGACAAATTGACTGCAGCACAAATGGGAGGTTTAGAATGTGGTAAGTGCCACTATTAA
- a CDS encoding SPOR domain-containing protein, which translates to MKDFYKTKLILSASFLFFLTQKSFGQEAKVAVSQDPKFEQLLNEKRRINSSITINDRYKIQIFNGDSENSRKTLMDFKKENKNLDATIVFSTPAYKVWVGNFKTRIEAEKNLELLKKKFPNAFLIKPNK; encoded by the coding sequence ATGAAAGATTTCTATAAAACTAAGCTCATTTTAAGTGCTTCATTTCTTTTCTTTTTAACACAAAAAAGCTTTGGTCAGGAAGCAAAAGTAGCTGTAAGTCAAGATCCAAAGTTTGAGCAACTACTCAATGAAAAAAGAAGAATAAACAGCTCTATTACCATCAACGACCGCTATAAAATCCAGATATTCAACGGAGATAGCGAAAACTCCAGAAAAACGTTGATGGATTTCAAAAAAGAAAACAAAAATCTCGACGCTACTATAGTCTTCAGCACACCAGCCTATAAAGTTTGGGTTGGCAATTTTAAAACCCGAATCGAAGCTGAAAAGAACTTAGAACTACTCAAAAAGAAATTCCCGAATGCGTTTTTAATCAAACCAAACAAATAA
- the infB gene encoding translation initiation factor IF-2 produces the protein MSEGNIRINKVLRELNISLERAVDYLKDKGIAIEASPNTKISDDVYNILCGQFAGDKGNKEASKGVSEEIRKEKEALRLEREKEIEDKRKADEERQRLEVVKAKAVISAPKQIGKIDLDPKPAAPVAPAAPAESPKIAVEKPKEIVKKEEAPVVEVPQEKPTKVAEVEKPIVAQPSEEAPVDETITTQYQKLSGATLTGQVIDLSQFNKPKKKKEEFKKDANKPATPGAGQTAAQAAQNAANKNKRKRIPGKPGETGKPAITSGGGGNAFGPNKTGNKPGGGGFQKGNRPAIVQKVEPTEEEVKNQIKETLERLQGKGNKSKAAKYRRDKRDTHRQRNEDEMQALEEGSKTIKVTEFVTVGEIATMMDVPITKVIGTCMSLGIMVTMNQRLDAETLSIVADEFGYEVEFITTDIEETMEVVEDRPEDLVTRAPIVTVMGHVDHGKTSLLDYIRNENVIAGESGGITQHIGAYAVTLEGGQKITFLDTPGHEAFTAMRARGAQVTDIAIIVVAADDDIMPQTKEAISHAQAAGVPMIFAINKIDKQGANPEKIKEKLAAMNLLVEDWGGKYQSHDISAKKGTGVKELLEKVLLEAEVLDLKANPNKLAVGTVVEAQLDKGRGYVSTILVQSGTLKVGDYVLAGKNHGKVKAMHDERGHSIKEAGPSIPISILGLDGASTAGDKFNVFEDEREAKQIAAKRTQLMREQSVRTQRHITLAEIGRRIALGQFKELNIILKGDVDGSVEALSSEFSKLSTEEIQINIIHKGVGAITETDVMLASASDAIIIGFNVRPAGNARQLAQKEEIDIRSYSIIYDAINDLKDAMEGMLSPEMKEEITGTAEIREIFKVSKVGSIAGCMVTDGKIFRNSKIRLIREGVVIFTGELATLKRFKDDVKEVAKGYDCGIQIKNYNDIEQLDLIEAFQEVEVKKKLK, from the coding sequence ATGTCTGAAGGAAATATTAGAATTAATAAAGTTTTAAGGGAATTAAATATTTCTTTGGAAAGAGCTGTGGATTATCTTAAGGATAAAGGCATTGCTATTGAAGCAAGTCCAAACACAAAAATTTCCGATGATGTATACAATATTCTTTGTGGTCAATTTGCCGGAGACAAAGGAAACAAAGAAGCTTCTAAAGGCGTAAGTGAAGAAATCAGAAAAGAAAAAGAAGCGCTTCGACTCGAAAGAGAAAAAGAAATCGAAGACAAACGCAAAGCAGACGAAGAGCGTCAAAGGTTAGAAGTGGTCAAAGCCAAAGCGGTAATCAGTGCTCCAAAACAAATTGGAAAAATTGATTTAGATCCAAAACCTGCAGCTCCGGTTGCTCCTGCAGCTCCAGCAGAATCTCCGAAAATTGCTGTTGAAAAGCCAAAAGAAATCGTTAAAAAAGAAGAAGCTCCGGTAGTTGAGGTCCCTCAAGAAAAACCGACTAAAGTAGCTGAAGTTGAAAAACCTATAGTAGCTCAACCTTCAGAGGAAGCTCCGGTTGACGAAACGATTACAACACAATACCAAAAATTATCAGGTGCCACTCTTACCGGTCAAGTAATTGATTTATCTCAATTCAACAAACCAAAAAAGAAAAAAGAAGAGTTCAAAAAGGACGCCAATAAGCCTGCAACTCCGGGTGCCGGACAAACGGCAGCACAAGCGGCCCAAAATGCAGCTAATAAAAATAAAAGAAAAAGAATTCCGGGTAAACCAGGAGAAACCGGGAAGCCTGCTATTACCAGTGGTGGTGGTGGAAATGCTTTCGGACCAAATAAAACCGGCAACAAACCGGGCGGTGGCGGATTCCAAAAAGGAAATCGTCCTGCTATAGTTCAAAAAGTAGAGCCAACGGAAGAGGAAGTAAAAAACCAAATCAAAGAAACTTTAGAACGTCTTCAAGGAAAAGGAAACAAATCTAAAGCAGCCAAATACAGAAGAGATAAACGTGATACGCACCGTCAAAGAAATGAAGACGAGATGCAAGCGCTCGAAGAAGGAAGCAAAACCATCAAAGTTACTGAGTTTGTAACTGTAGGTGAAATTGCAACCATGATGGATGTGCCGATTACCAAAGTGATTGGAACGTGTATGTCATTGGGAATCATGGTAACTATGAACCAAAGATTGGATGCGGAAACCTTATCCATCGTGGCAGATGAGTTTGGTTATGAAGTAGAATTCATTACAACCGACATCGAAGAAACAATGGAAGTAGTTGAAGACCGTCCCGAAGATTTAGTGACTCGTGCACCAATCGTAACCGTAATGGGACACGTGGATCACGGTAAAACTTCCTTACTGGATTATATCCGGAATGAAAACGTAATAGCCGGAGAATCGGGTGGAATTACACAGCACATTGGTGCTTATGCGGTTACATTAGAAGGCGGACAAAAAATCACTTTCTTGGATACACCGGGTCACGAAGCGTTTACTGCGATGCGTGCTCGTGGAGCTCAAGTTACCGATATCGCCATTATTGTAGTGGCGGCGGATGATGATATCATGCCACAAACCAAAGAGGCCATCAGTCACGCACAAGCAGCCGGAGTTCCGATGATATTTGCTATTAACAAAATTGATAAGCAAGGCGCGAATCCTGAAAAAATTAAAGAGAAATTAGCAGCCATGAATTTATTGGTAGAAGATTGGGGTGGAAAATACCAATCACACGATATCTCTGCTAAAAAAGGAACCGGTGTTAAAGAATTATTAGAAAAAGTATTGCTTGAAGCTGAAGTTTTAGACTTAAAAGCAAACCCAAATAAATTAGCCGTTGGAACTGTAGTTGAAGCACAATTAGACAAAGGAAGAGGATATGTATCAACGATATTGGTGCAATCAGGAACTTTGAAAGTAGGTGATTACGTTTTGGCCGGAAAAAATCACGGTAAGGTGAAAGCCATGCATGATGAAAGAGGGCATAGTATTAAAGAAGCGGGACCATCAATACCAATCTCTATTTTAGGTTTGGATGGTGCGTCAACGGCAGGTGATAAATTCAACGTGTTTGAAGACGAAAGAGAAGCCAAACAAATTGCTGCTAAACGTACACAGTTAATGCGTGAACAATCGGTGAGAACACAACGCCATATTACCTTGGCAGAGATTGGTCGTCGTATTGCTTTAGGTCAATTTAAAGAATTGAACATTATCCTTAAAGGTGACGTGGACGGTTCTGTGGAAGCACTTTCGAGTGAGTTCTCTAAATTATCTACTGAAGAAATTCAAATCAATATTATCCACAAAGGCGTTGGTGCGATTACAGAAACTGATGTGATGTTGGCTTCTGCTTCAGATGCGATTATTATCGGATTTAACGTTCGTCCTGCAGGAAATGCTCGTCAATTGGCTCAAAAAGAGGAAATCGACATCAGAAGTTATTCAATTATCTACGATGCGATTAACGACTTGAAAGACGCAATGGAAGGCATGCTGTCACCGGAAATGAAAGAAGAAATTACCGGTACTGCTGAAATTCGTGAGATATTCAAAGTATCTAAGGTCGGTTCAATTGCCGGATGTATGGTTACGGATGGTAAAATATTCAGAAACTCTAAAATTCGTTTGATTCGTGAAGGGGTTGTTATTTTCACAGGTGAATTAGCCACGTTAAAACGTTTCAAAGACGATGTGAAAGAAGTAGCCAAAGGATATGATTGTGGTATTCAAATTAAGAATTACAACGATATTGAACAACTGGATTTAATCGAAGCTTTCCAAGAAGTAGAAGTGAAGAAAAAGTTGAAATAA
- the nusA gene encoding transcription termination factor NusA — protein MENIALIESFSEFKDDKLIDRVTLMAILEDVFRNALKKKYGSDDNFDIIINPDKGDMEIWRRRIVVADDDLDLENEEITLTDARKIEPDFEIGEEVSEEVKLIDLGRRAILALRQNLISKIHEHDNTNLYKQFKDLIGEIYTAEVHHVRPRVVILVDDEGNEIVLPKEKQIPSDFFRKGDNVRGIIESVELKGNKPQIIMSRTADKFLEKLFEQEIPEVFDGLIMIKKVVRIPGEKAKVAVDSYDDRIDPVGACVGMKGSRIHGIVRELGNENIDVINYTSNLQLYITRALSPAKVSSVKIDEEKKRAEVFLKLEEVSKAIGRGGHNIKLAGLLTGYELDVIREGSAIEEDDVELTEFSDEIDGWVIDEFAKIGLDTARSILNQDVADLVRRTDLEEETILEVIRILKEEFED, from the coding sequence ATGGAAAATATTGCATTAATCGAATCATTCTCAGAGTTTAAAGATGATAAACTCATTGATCGAGTAACGCTTATGGCGATTTTGGAGGATGTATTTAGAAACGCATTAAAAAAGAAATACGGTTCTGATGATAATTTTGACATCATTATCAATCCTGATAAAGGTGATATGGAGATTTGGAGAAGAAGAATTGTTGTTGCTGATGACGATTTAGATTTAGAAAACGAAGAAATCACTTTAACTGATGCCAGAAAAATTGAACCTGATTTTGAAATCGGGGAAGAAGTTTCTGAAGAAGTGAAATTGATAGATTTAGGAAGAAGAGCGATTTTGGCTTTGCGTCAAAACTTGATTTCTAAAATCCATGAACACGATAACACCAATCTTTACAAACAATTTAAAGATTTAATTGGCGAAATTTACACTGCCGAAGTACACCATGTTCGCCCAAGAGTTGTGATTTTGGTCGATGATGAAGGAAACGAAATCGTGTTGCCCAAAGAAAAACAAATCCCGTCTGACTTTTTCCGTAAAGGAGATAACGTTCGCGGTATCATTGAAAGTGTTGAATTGAAAGGGAATAAACCACAAATTATCATGTCGAGAACGGCAGATAAATTTTTGGAGAAATTATTCGAACAAGAAATTCCGGAAGTTTTTGATGGTTTGATTATGATTAAAAAAGTAGTGAGAATTCCGGGCGAAAAAGCAAAAGTAGCCGTGGATTCTTATGATGATAGAATTGATCCGGTTGGTGCTTGTGTTGGGATGAAAGGTTCTCGTATTCACGGAATTGTTCGTGAGTTAGGAAACGAAAACATTGACGTAATCAACTACACCAGTAACTTACAGTTGTACATCACCAGAGCCTTAAGTCCTGCCAAAGTATCTTCGGTTAAAATTGACGAAGAGAAAAAAAGAGCCGAAGTGTTCTTGAAATTAGAAGAAGTTTCTAAAGCGATTGGTCGCGGTGGTCACAACATCAAATTGGCCGGATTGTTGACAGGCTATGAATTAGATGTAATCAGAGAAGGAAGCGCTATCGAAGAAGATGATGTGGAATTAACAGAGTTCTCAGATGAAATCGATGGATGGGTAATCGACGAATTTGCTAAAATCGGATTGGATACTGCCAGAAGTATTTTGAATCAAGATGTGGCTGATTTAGTGAGAAGAACCGATTTAGAGGAGGAAACCATTTTAGAAGTAATAAGAATACTGAAAGAAGAGTTTGAGGACTAA
- the rimP gene encoding ribosome assembly cofactor RimP has protein sequence MTFKEKVTKLLEEGLLEKPSLFLVDLSISESYKITVTLDGDNGVNLQDCIDVSRVIENNLDREEQDFSLEVASAGVSTPLKLVRQYKKNIGRTLKVKTATETIEAKLEAASEESITLSWTAREPKKVGKGKETVEHKREISYSEIKEAIVIIIFN, from the coding sequence ATGACATTTAAAGAGAAAGTTACGAAGTTATTAGAAGAAGGATTACTGGAAAAACCTTCGTTGTTTCTGGTAGATTTAAGTATTTCAGAGAGTTATAAGATTACCGTGACTTTGGATGGTGATAATGGTGTAAATTTGCAGGATTGTATCGATGTTAGTCGAGTAATCGAAAATAATTTAGACCGTGAAGAACAAGATTTTTCATTAGAAGTAGCTTCGGCCGGCGTTTCAACACCATTGAAATTGGTGAGACAATACAAAAAAAATATTGGCAGAACGTTGAAAGTAAAAACCGCTACCGAAACAATAGAAGCAAAACTGGAAGCAGCTTCAGAAGAAAGTATAACGCTTTCGTGGACTGCAAGAGAACCAAAAAAAGTGGGTAAAGGAAAAGAAACAGTAGAACACAAACGTGAAATTTCTTATTCAGAAATAAAAGAAGCAATTGTTATTATAATATTTAATTAA
- a CDS encoding universal stress protein, whose product MKKILVPTDFSDHAKYALKVAAQIAKKNGGEIFLLHMLELPHQAGDAIGSGHDLPEIMLFKNAAINRLEDLMDDECLDGLKVSEIIQFELAFEGIMNISKKNNVDLIVMGSHGASGFKEMFIGSNAEKVVRNSDIPVLIIKKEAGDFDVTKFVFASDFSDEIKKPFSKVVDFANKFDAELYLVMINTPSSFKPTHVAQEIMKDFISNFSINKYSTHIYNDVNVESGVLNFTNFIDADLIGMSTHGRKGLAHFFNGSISEDLVNHAARPVVTFKI is encoded by the coding sequence ATGAAAAAAATTTTAGTCCCAACAGACTTTTCAGACCACGCAAAATACGCCTTAAAAGTTGCCGCTCAAATCGCTAAAAAAAACGGTGGAGAAATATTCCTTCTTCACATGCTAGAGTTACCTCACCAAGCGGGTGACGCCATTGGAAGCGGTCATGATTTACCTGAAATAATGCTTTTCAAAAATGCCGCTATCAACAGATTAGAAGATTTAATGGATGACGAATGCCTTGATGGATTGAAAGTTTCCGAAATCATACAATTCGAATTAGCATTTGAAGGAATCATGAATATTAGTAAAAAGAACAACGTTGATTTAATTGTAATGGGCTCACACGGCGCTAGCGGATTTAAAGAAATGTTTATTGGTTCCAATGCAGAAAAAGTAGTTCGTAATTCTGATATCCCGGTTTTAATCATCAAAAAAGAAGCCGGTGATTTTGATGTTACTAAATTTGTATTCGCCTCTGACTTTTCAGACGAAATCAAAAAGCCATTTAGCAAAGTTGTTGATTTCGCAAACAAGTTTGACGCTGAATTATACCTTGTGATGATTAATACCCCTAGTAGCTTCAAACCAACTCATGTAGCTCAGGAAATCATGAAAGATTTTATTTCCAACTTTAGCATCAACAAATATTCAACACACATTTATAATGATGTCAATGTTGAAAGTGGTGTTTTAAATTTTACCAATTTTATTGATGCTGATTTAATCGGAATGAGTACGCACGGTAGAAAAGGGCTTGCGCATTTCTTCAACGGAAGTATTAGTGAAGATCTGGTAAATCATGCTGCTAGACCGGTAGTTACTTTTAAAATTTAA